From the Lathyrus oleraceus cultivar Zhongwan6 chromosome 4, CAAS_Psat_ZW6_1.0, whole genome shotgun sequence genome, one window contains:
- the LOC127138500 gene encoding transcription factor IBH1-like 1: MRNLSSLKQEFLKRWIKGLRKYNSQKKDMNLLERKKAIKLSADLAMASTKDKTTLWRKAFIANTSTNIDEQDISTSPSQKQKKIAKKNLTNSCRLYRKTIIGSRKISRRNRVKERVDASFIATKLVKKRTRTLKSLLPGGKFMDDACLVDETLDYIQSLKAQVEVMRCLVTASELFINPP; encoded by the coding sequence ATGCGAAATTTGAGTTCACTCAAGCAAGAATTCCTAAAAAGATGGATAAAGGGTCTAAGAAAATACAACTCTCAAAAGAAGGACATGAACTTGTTGGAGAGGAAGAAAGCCATAAAGCTTTCCGCAGATTTAGCCATGGCTTCCACTAAAGACAAAACTACCCTTTGGAGAAAAGCATTTATTGCAAACACTTCAACAAACATAGATGAACAAGACATATCAACATCACCATCACAGAAACAGAAGAAGATAGCAAAGAAAAACTTGACGAATTCGTGTCGGCTTTATCGAAAAACAATAATTGGAAGCAGAAAGATCTCGAGAAGAAACCGAGTGAAGGAAAGAGTCGACGCAAGTTTTATCGCGACGAAGTTGGTTAAGAAAAGAACAAGAACATTGAAGAGTTTGTTACCAGGTGGAAAATTCATGGATGATGCTTGTTTGGTTGATGAAACCCTAGATTATATACAATCTTTGAAAGCTCAAGTTGAAGTCATGAGATGTCTTGTTACTGCCTCAGAACTCTTCATCAATCCACCGTAA